A stretch of the Pseudomonas sp. ACM7 genome encodes the following:
- a CDS encoding HAD family hydrolase: MSTDLLQRGKNIKLAVFDVDGVLTDGRLYFLEDGSEFKTFNTLDGQGIKMLMAAGVQTAIISGRKTPVVERRAKNLGIPHVYQGREDKLVVLDELLAQLNLSYEQVAYLGDDLPDLPVIRRVGLGMAVANAASFVREHAHGITQARGGEGAAREFCELILRAQGRLDAANAAYL, translated from the coding sequence ATGAGCACCGACCTGCTGCAACGCGGCAAGAACATCAAGCTGGCGGTTTTTGACGTCGATGGCGTACTGACCGATGGACGCCTGTACTTCCTCGAAGACGGCAGCGAATTCAAGACGTTCAACACCCTCGACGGCCAAGGCATCAAGATGTTGATGGCAGCCGGTGTGCAGACCGCTATCATCAGTGGCCGCAAGACCCCGGTGGTCGAGCGACGAGCGAAGAACCTCGGTATTCCACACGTGTACCAGGGGCGCGAAGACAAACTGGTGGTGCTCGACGAGCTTCTCGCCCAACTCAACCTAAGCTACGAGCAAGTTGCCTATCTCGGCGATGACCTGCCAGACCTGCCGGTGATTCGCCGCGTCGGCCTGGGCATGGCGGTGGCAAACGCTGCCAGTTTCGTCCGTGAACACGCCCACGGCATAACCCAGGCCCGCGGTGGCGAGGGTGCCGCTCGCGAATTCTGCGAATTGATCCTGCGCGCGCAGGGCCGCCTTGATGCGGCAAACGCCGCGTACCTGTGA
- the hpf gene encoding ribosome hibernation-promoting factor, HPF/YfiA family → MQVNISGHQLEVTEPLRTYIGEKLERLERHFDKITNVQVTMTVEKLKQKIEATLHIPGNEVVANAEHTDMYAAIDALTDKLDKQLKKHKEKTQSLLQGATGR, encoded by the coding sequence ATGCAAGTCAACATCAGTGGACACCAACTGGAAGTGACCGAACCTCTTCGCACCTACATCGGCGAAAAACTCGAACGATTAGAGAGGCATTTCGACAAGATCACCAACGTGCAGGTCACGATGACGGTCGAAAAGCTCAAGCAGAAAATCGAAGCCACGCTGCATATTCCCGGCAATGAAGTGGTCGCAAACGCGGAGCATACCGATATGTACGCGGCGATCGACGCACTGACCGACAAGCTGGATAAACAACTCAAAAAGCATAAGGAAAAGACCCAAAGCCTCCTCCAGGGCGCGACCGGTCGTTAA
- the ptsN gene encoding PTS IIA-like nitrogen regulatory protein PtsN, with protein MIRLESILTPGRSLVNVPGGSKKKALEQIANLIHKEVPDLEMQDVFEALIAREKLGSTGFGNGIAIPHCRLKGCTSPISALMHLDAPIDFDAIDGAPVDLLFVLLVPQAATDAHLELLRQIASMLDRKEVREKLRSAPSNEALYQVVLDEQNGH; from the coding sequence ATGATCCGACTTGAAAGCATCCTGACCCCCGGCCGTTCCCTCGTGAACGTGCCGGGCGGCAGTAAAAAGAAAGCCCTCGAGCAAATTGCCAACCTTATCCACAAAGAAGTGCCGGATCTGGAGATGCAAGATGTCTTCGAGGCTCTGATTGCCCGTGAAAAACTCGGCTCAACCGGTTTTGGCAATGGCATCGCCATTCCCCACTGCCGCCTGAAGGGTTGCACCTCGCCCATCAGCGCCCTGATGCACCTTGATGCACCCATTGATTTCGACGCCATCGATGGCGCCCCGGTTGACCTGCTGTTCGTTCTGCTGGTCCCGCAAGCCGCTACCGATGCGCACCTGGAGTTACTGCGCCAGATCGCCAGCATGCTCGACCGCAAGGAAGTGCGCGAAAAACTGCGCAGCGCCCCGAGCAATGAAGCCTTGTATCAGGTTGTCCTGGACGAGCAAAACGGTCACTAA
- a CDS encoding KpsF/GutQ family sugar-phosphate isomerase, with protein MSQSSDLIQSAQRTIRLELEAVQGLLPRIDADFVRACEMILASKGRVVVVGMGKSGHIGNKIAATLASTGTTAFFVHPAEASHGDMGMITRDDIILALSNSGSTNEIVTLLPLIKRLGIQLISMTGNPDSPLAKAAEVNLNVHVEHEACPLNLAPTSSTTAALVMGDALAVALLEARGFTAEDFAFSHPGGALGRRLLLKVETVMHAGAELPQVQRGTLLKDALMEMTRKGLGMTAIVEADGKLAGIFTDGDLRRTLDRTIDIHHTTIDEVMTVHGKTARPDMLAAEALKIMEDHRINALVVVDKEDRPIGAFNLSDLLRAGVM; from the coding sequence ATGAGCCAATCCAGCGACCTGATTCAATCTGCCCAACGCACCATCCGCCTCGAACTGGAAGCCGTACAAGGCTTGTTGCCCCGTATCGACGCAGATTTCGTACGCGCTTGCGAGATGATTCTGGCCAGCAAAGGGCGCGTGGTCGTGGTCGGCATGGGCAAATCGGGGCACATCGGCAACAAGATCGCCGCCACCCTGGCCAGTACCGGCACCACGGCCTTTTTCGTGCACCCGGCCGAAGCCAGCCACGGTGATATGGGCATGATCACCCGCGACGACATCATCCTGGCGCTGTCAAACTCCGGCTCCACCAATGAAATCGTCACCCTGCTGCCGCTGATCAAACGCCTGGGCATTCAATTGATCAGCATGACCGGCAACCCTGACTCACCGCTGGCGAAGGCTGCCGAGGTCAACCTCAACGTGCACGTCGAGCACGAAGCCTGTCCGCTCAACCTGGCACCGACCTCGTCGACCACTGCCGCGCTGGTCATGGGCGACGCCCTGGCCGTTGCGCTGCTGGAAGCCCGCGGTTTTACCGCTGAAGATTTCGCCTTTTCCCACCCCGGCGGCGCGCTTGGCCGACGCCTGCTGCTGAAAGTGGAAACCGTCATGCACGCCGGAGCAGAACTGCCCCAGGTGCAACGTGGCACGCTACTCAAGGACGCCTTGATGGAAATGACCCGCAAGGGCCTGGGCATGACCGCGATTGTGGAGGCCGACGGCAAACTGGCCGGGATCTTCACCGACGGCGACTTGCGCCGAACCCTTGACCGGACCATCGACATCCACCATACGACCATTGATGAGGTCATGACCGTTCACGGCAAGACCGCCCGTCCCGATATGCTGGCAGCCGAGGCCCTGAAAATCATGGAAGACCATCGAATCAATGCGCTGGTAGTGGTGGACAAGGAGGACCGTCCGATCGGCGCCTTCAACCTGTCCGATCTGCTGCGTGCAGGAGTAATGTGA
- the mlaD gene encoding outer membrane lipid asymmetry maintenance protein MlaD has protein sequence MQNRTLEIGVGLFLLAGILALLLLALRVSGLSPSATTDTYKLYAYFDNIAGLTVRAKVTMAGVTIGKVTAIDLDRDSFTGRVTMQLEKRVDNLPTDSTASILTAGLLGEKYIGLSVGGEEGLLKDGGTIHDTQSSLVLEDLIGKFLLNTVSKDAK, from the coding sequence ATGCAAAACCGCACCCTGGAAATCGGTGTCGGCCTTTTCTTGCTGGCTGGCATCCTGGCTTTGCTGTTGCTGGCGTTGCGGGTGAGTGGCCTGTCCCCGAGCGCAACCACCGACACTTATAAACTTTATGCGTATTTCGACAATATCGCCGGTTTGACGGTCAGAGCTAAAGTGACCATGGCCGGTGTGACCATCGGCAAGGTCACAGCGATCGATCTGGACCGCGACAGTTTCACCGGTCGAGTGACCATGCAGCTGGAAAAACGCGTAGATAACCTGCCGACTGACTCCACTGCATCTATCCTGACCGCTGGACTGTTGGGCGAGAAGTACATCGGTCTCAGCGTGGGCGGCGAAGAAGGCTTGCTCAAGGATGGTGGAACCATTCACGACACCCAGTCGTCGCTGGTACTCGAAGACCTGATCGGTAAGTTTCTGCTCAATACCGTTAGTAAAGACGCCAAATGA
- a CDS encoding HPr family phosphocarrier protein, whose protein sequence is MPALEIEIINKLGLHARASAKFVGVAGEFKDCTIRVGRTPESTVDGKSIMAMMMLAAGKGTKIHLSTEGEQADEALQALVNLINDYFGEGE, encoded by the coding sequence ATGCCTGCTCTGGAAATTGAAATCATCAACAAGCTGGGCCTGCATGCCCGCGCTTCTGCAAAATTCGTTGGCGTCGCCGGTGAGTTCAAGGATTGCACGATCAGAGTAGGACGCACGCCGGAATCCACGGTCGACGGAAAAAGCATCATGGCAATGATGATGCTCGCTGCAGGCAAGGGCACCAAAATCCACCTGAGCACCGAAGGTGAACAGGCTGATGAGGCGCTGCAGGCATTGGTTAATTTGATCAATGACTACTTCGGCGAAGGCGAATAA
- the lptC gene encoding LPS export ABC transporter periplasmic protein LptC: protein MLSKKFRKFLVFGCIAAIFAAVGYWNISPERFLDQPVAKIDETAIDYYAINAHSVQYLPDGKLQYEMTSDKVEHLKATEVTLLTNPDLNMFRGTEFPWHIQSEHGEVNPDGTQVELIDSVRITRFDEKNRKTLITSTRMTVFPQQQYAQTEQPVRIDGAGGVSTGKGMKAYLKESRIHLLSNVRGQYEAR from the coding sequence ATGCTGAGCAAAAAGTTTCGCAAATTCCTGGTGTTCGGTTGCATCGCAGCGATATTCGCGGCGGTCGGCTACTGGAACATCAGCCCGGAACGCTTCCTCGATCAGCCGGTGGCAAAGATCGATGAAACTGCGATCGACTATTACGCGATCAACGCCCACAGCGTGCAATACCTGCCGGACGGCAAACTGCAATACGAAATGACGTCCGACAAGGTTGAACACCTGAAAGCCACCGAAGTGACGCTGTTGACCAATCCCGACCTGAACATGTTCCGCGGCACCGAGTTTCCGTGGCATATCCAGAGCGAGCACGGCGAAGTGAATCCCGACGGCACTCAGGTCGAACTGATTGACTCGGTGCGCATCACGCGCTTCGACGAGAAAAACCGCAAGACCCTGATTACCAGCACCCGCATGACAGTGTTCCCGCAGCAGCAATATGCGCAGACCGAGCAACCCGTTAGAATCGACGGCGCTGGTGGTGTGTCGACTGGCAAGGGAATGAAAGCGTATTTGAAAGAAAGCAGGATACACCTGCTATCGAACGTAAGAGGACAGTATGAGGCTCGTTAA
- a CDS encoding RNA polymerase factor sigma-54 → MKPSLVLRMGQHLTMTPQLQQAIRLLQLSTLDLQQEIQEALESNPMLERQEEGDDFDNADPLADKAEQQPNVDIQEPSYQETAPTVDNLEEGDWNERIPNELPVDTAWEDVYQTSASSLPSNDDDEWDFTTRTSAGESLQSHLLWQLNLAPMSDTDRLIAVTLIDCINNQGYLDETLEEILEAFDPELDIELDEIEAVLHRIQQFEPAGIGARNLGECLLLQLRQLPAKTPWLVEAKRLVTDYIDLLGSRDYSQLMRRMKLKEDELRQVIELVQSLNPRPGSQIESSEAEYVVPDVIVRKDNERWLVELNQESVPRLRVNAQYAGFVRRADTSADNTFMRNQLQEARWFIKSLQSRNETLMKVATQIVEHQRGFLEYGDEAMKPLVLHDIAEAVGMHESTISRVTTQKFMHTPRGIYELKYFFSSHVSTSEGGECSSTAIRAIIKKLVAAENQKKPLSDSKIAGLLEAQGIQVARRTVAKYRESLGIAPSSERKRLM, encoded by the coding sequence ATGAAACCATCGCTAGTCTTGAGAATGGGCCAGCATCTGACGATGACACCGCAGCTGCAACAGGCCATCCGCCTGCTCCAATTGTCGACCCTGGACCTGCAACAGGAAATCCAGGAGGCCCTGGAGTCCAATCCGATGCTCGAACGCCAGGAAGAAGGCGACGACTTCGATAACGCCGACCCCTTGGCCGATAAAGCCGAACAGCAACCCAACGTCGACATTCAGGAACCCTCCTACCAGGAAACCGCCCCGACGGTGGATAACCTCGAGGAAGGCGACTGGAACGAGCGCATCCCCAATGAACTGCCCGTCGATACCGCGTGGGAAGACGTCTATCAGACCAGCGCCAGCAGCCTGCCGAGCAACGATGACGACGAGTGGGACTTCACCACCCGGACATCGGCCGGCGAAAGCCTGCAAAGCCACCTGCTGTGGCAACTGAACCTGGCCCCGATGTCCGACACCGATCGCCTGATCGCCGTGACCCTGATCGACTGCATCAACAATCAGGGCTACCTGGACGAAACCCTCGAGGAGATTCTCGAAGCCTTCGACCCGGAACTGGACATCGAACTGGACGAAATCGAAGCCGTCCTGCACCGCATCCAGCAATTCGAACCTGCTGGCATCGGTGCCCGCAATCTGGGCGAATGCCTGCTGCTGCAATTGCGTCAGTTGCCCGCCAAGACGCCTTGGCTGGTCGAGGCCAAACGCCTGGTCACCGACTATATCGACCTGCTCGGCAGCCGCGATTACAGCCAGCTGATGCGTCGCATGAAGCTCAAGGAAGACGAACTGCGCCAAGTGATTGAACTGGTGCAGAGCCTCAACCCGCGCCCAGGCTCGCAAATCGAGTCCAGCGAAGCCGAATACGTCGTTCCTGACGTGATCGTACGCAAGGACAACGAACGCTGGCTGGTGGAGCTGAACCAGGAATCCGTGCCACGACTGCGGGTGAATGCTCAATACGCCGGTTTCGTGCGCCGCGCCGACACTAGCGCCGACAACACCTTCATGCGCAATCAGTTGCAAGAGGCCCGCTGGTTCATCAAGAGCCTGCAAAGCCGCAACGAAACCCTGATGAAAGTAGCCACTCAGATCGTCGAGCATCAGCGCGGCTTTCTTGAATACGGCGACGAAGCCATGAAACCGCTGGTCCTGCATGACATCGCCGAAGCGGTGGGCATGCACGAGTCGACGATTTCACGGGTGACCACGCAGAAATTCATGCATACCCCACGGGGCATATATGAACTGAAATACTTTTTCTCCAGCCACGTCAGCACCTCCGAGGGCGGTGAATGCTCGTCCACGGCGATCCGCGCGATCATCAAAAAACTGGTTGCCGCGGAAAATCAGAAAAAGCCGTTGAGTGACAGCAAGATCGCTGGTTTACTGGAGGCACAAGGCATTCAGGTGGCTCGCCGCACCGTCGCCAAGTACCGCGAATCCCTCGGGATCGCGCCTTCGAGCGAACGCAAGCGGTTGATGTAG
- the lptB gene encoding LPS export ABC transporter ATP-binding protein: protein MATLKAQHLAKSYKSRQVVRDVSLSIDSGQIVGLLGPNGAGKTTCFYMIVGLVQADQGRVLIDDMDVSHQPMHGRAKAGIGYLPQEASIFRKLSVADNIMAILETRKELDKAGRRKELESLLQEFHISHIRDNLGMSLSGGERRRVEIARALATNPKFILLDEPFAGVDPISVGDIKQIIYHLKAKGIGVLITDHNVRETLDICETAYIVNDGQLIAEGDSATILANDLVKEVYLGHEFRL from the coding sequence ATGGCAACTCTGAAAGCTCAGCATCTGGCCAAGAGCTACAAGAGCCGCCAGGTCGTGCGCGATGTCAGCCTGTCGATCGACAGCGGTCAGATCGTCGGCCTGCTGGGTCCCAACGGCGCCGGCAAGACCACCTGCTTTTACATGATTGTCGGTCTGGTACAGGCCGATCAGGGTCGCGTACTGATTGACGACATGGATGTCAGCCACCAGCCTATGCACGGTCGTGCGAAGGCCGGTATCGGCTATCTTCCGCAAGAAGCATCGATCTTCCGCAAACTCTCGGTAGCCGACAACATCATGGCGATTCTCGAGACCCGCAAGGAACTCGACAAGGCCGGTCGTCGCAAAGAGCTGGAAAGCCTGCTGCAGGAATTCCACATCAGCCACATTCGCGACAACCTCGGCATGAGCCTGTCCGGTGGTGAACGCCGCCGTGTGGAAATCGCCCGGGCACTAGCCACCAACCCGAAATTCATCCTGCTCGACGAACCATTCGCCGGCGTGGACCCGATTTCGGTGGGCGACATCAAACAGATCATCTATCACCTCAAGGCCAAGGGCATTGGCGTGCTGATCACTGACCACAACGTCCGTGAAACCCTGGATATCTGCGAAACCGCCTACATCGTCAACGATGGCCAGCTGATCGCCGAAGGTGACTCTGCCACCATCCTGGCCAACGACCTGGTCAAGGAAGTGTATCTGGGCCATGAGTTCCGCCTGTAA
- the mlaE gene encoding lipid asymmetry maintenance ABC transporter permease subunit MlaE: MRKISLIERVRRFGHSGIDVLGVFGRSAIFLFHALLGRGGIGGGFGLLIKQLHSVGVMSLVIIVVSGVFIGMVLALQGFNILSSYGSEQAVGQMVALTLLRELGPVVTALLFAGRAGSALTAEIGNMKSTEQLSSLEMIGVDPLKYIIAPRLWAGFISLPVLAMIFSVVGIWGGSWVAVDWLGVYEGSYWSNMQNSVTFADDVLNGIIKSIVFAFVVTWIAVFQGYDCEPTSEGISRATTKTVVYASLAVLGLDFILTALMFGDF, encoded by the coding sequence ATGCGCAAGATTTCACTAATAGAACGGGTTCGCCGGTTCGGCCACTCTGGCATTGACGTGCTGGGGGTGTTCGGCCGTTCCGCGATATTCCTGTTCCATGCCTTGCTTGGCCGTGGCGGCATTGGCGGCGGTTTTGGCTTGCTGATCAAGCAACTGCATTCGGTGGGCGTGATGTCCCTGGTGATCATTGTGGTCTCCGGGGTATTCATCGGCATGGTGCTGGCGCTGCAAGGCTTCAATATTCTATCCAGCTATGGTTCGGAGCAGGCGGTCGGCCAGATGGTTGCGCTGACGCTGTTGCGCGAACTGGGGCCCGTGGTCACGGCATTGTTGTTCGCCGGGCGCGCCGGTTCGGCATTGACTGCCGAAATCGGCAACATGAAGTCCACCGAGCAGTTGTCCAGTCTGGAAATGATTGGTGTCGACCCGCTCAAGTACATCATTGCGCCGCGCCTGTGGGCCGGCTTCATTTCCCTGCCGGTGCTGGCGATGATCTTCAGCGTGGTGGGAATCTGGGGTGGTTCGTGGGTGGCCGTCGACTGGCTGGGTGTCTATGAAGGTTCCTACTGGTCCAACATGCAGAACAGCGTGACCTTTGCAGACGATGTGCTCAACGGCATCATCAAAAGCATCGTTTTCGCCTTTGTCGTGACCTGGATCGCCGTATTCCAAGGCTATGACTGCGAGCCCACTTCCGAGGGGATCAGTCGTGCCACTACCAAGACCGTGGTGTATGCCTCTTTGGCTGTACTCGGCCTGGACTTTATTCTGACCGCCTTGATGTTTGGAGATTTCTGA
- a CDS encoding lipid asymmetry maintenance protein MlaB, translating into MSVSAIRMSESGELTLSGMLDYRTGPGLRKQGQALIKSSKAAALVIDCSAVLKSSSVGLSLLLCFMRDAEAAGKALSIRKMPEDMREIAQVSELTELLAHP; encoded by the coding sequence ATGAGTGTGTCGGCCATTCGCATGAGCGAATCCGGCGAGCTGACGCTTAGCGGCATGCTGGATTACCGCACCGGCCCCGGCTTGCGCAAGCAGGGGCAGGCGCTGATTAAATCCAGCAAGGCCGCTGCACTGGTGATCGATTGCTCGGCTGTGTTGAAGTCCAGCAGTGTCGGCTTGTCGTTGCTGCTGTGTTTCATGCGTGATGCCGAGGCGGCCGGGAAGGCGCTGAGCATCCGCAAGATGCCAGAAGACATGCGCGAAATCGCTCAGGTCAGCGAATTGACCGAGTTGTTGGCGCATCCCTAA
- a CDS encoding phospholipid-binding protein MlaC — translation MISTLRRGLLVLLAALPLMANAVAAPSAHELVQDTTNRLLADLAANKEKYKQDPKDFYAALDTIVGPVVDAEGISKSIMTVKYSRKATPAQMKTFEENFKKGLFQFYGNALLEYNNQGIVVDPAKDESGDRTSVAMTVKGSNGAIYPVSYTLEKINGEWKLRNVIINGINIGKLFRDQFADAMQRNGNDLDKTINGWAGEVAKAKEASQKQTTETQAQ, via the coding sequence ATGATCTCTACCTTGCGACGTGGCCTGTTGGTATTACTCGCGGCCCTGCCGTTGATGGCTAACGCCGTGGCGGCGCCTTCCGCGCACGAACTGGTACAGGACACCACCAATCGGTTACTTGCCGATCTGGCGGCCAATAAAGAGAAGTACAAGCAGGATCCGAAAGACTTTTATGCCGCGCTGGACACCATCGTCGGACCTGTTGTGGATGCCGAGGGCATTTCCAAGAGCATCATGACGGTCAAATACTCGCGCAAAGCCACGCCTGCGCAAATGAAGACCTTTGAAGAAAACTTCAAAAAGGGTCTGTTCCAGTTCTATGGCAACGCTTTGCTCGAATACAACAATCAGGGGATCGTCGTCGACCCTGCCAAGGATGAGTCGGGAGATCGTACAAGCGTTGCCATGACGGTCAAAGGCAGCAACGGCGCGATCTATCCTGTGTCTTACACACTCGAAAAGATCAATGGCGAGTGGAAACTGCGCAACGTGATCATCAACGGCATTAACATTGGCAAGCTGTTCCGTGATCAGTTCGCTGATGCGATGCAGCGCAATGGCAATGACCTGGACAAGACCATCAATGGTTGGGCCGGGGAAGTCGCCAAAGCCAAGGAAGCCAGTCAGAAGCAAACAACCGAGACGCAAGCTCAATGA
- the rapZ gene encoding RNase adapter RapZ, producing the protein MRLIIVSGRSGSGKSTALDVLEDNGYYCIDNLPAGLLPELAERALIHTELAQPLVAVSIDARNLPSHLSRFPELLEEVRSRHIQCDVLYLDADEETLLKRFSETRRRHPLSNANRSLAEAINDETALLGPIADLADLKVNTTNLNLYQLRDTIKLRLLNQPEPGTAFLVESFGFKRGMPVDADLVFDVRCLPNPYWKPELRDQSGLDQPVAEYLAAQPDVEEMFQDISTYLLKWLPRFAASNRAYVTIAIGCTGGHHRSVYLTERLGQALQKSLKNVQVRHRDLS; encoded by the coding sequence ATGCGCTTGATCATCGTCAGTGGCCGCTCCGGCTCAGGTAAAAGTACCGCACTCGATGTTCTCGAGGACAACGGCTACTACTGCATCGACAACCTGCCCGCCGGTCTGTTGCCGGAACTGGCCGAACGCGCGTTGATTCACACCGAGCTGGCACAACCGCTGGTTGCCGTATCCATCGATGCGCGTAACTTGCCGAGTCACTTGTCGCGGTTTCCCGAATTGCTGGAAGAAGTGCGCAGTCGGCATATCCAGTGTGATGTGCTTTATCTGGACGCCGACGAAGAAACCTTGCTCAAACGTTTCTCGGAAACCCGCCGTCGTCACCCGCTAAGCAATGCCAATCGCTCGCTGGCCGAGGCCATCAACGATGAGACCGCCCTGCTCGGGCCGATTGCCGACCTCGCCGATCTCAAAGTAAACACCACCAACCTGAACCTGTATCAGCTGCGGGATACCATCAAGCTGCGCCTGCTGAACCAGCCGGAACCCGGTACGGCGTTCCTGGTGGAGTCTTTCGGCTTCAAGCGTGGCATGCCGGTGGACGCTGATCTGGTGTTCGACGTGCGCTGCCTGCCGAACCCTTACTGGAAGCCAGAGTTGCGCGATCAATCCGGGCTCGACCAACCAGTTGCCGAGTACCTGGCGGCACAGCCGGACGTCGAAGAGATGTTCCAGGACATCTCCACCTACTTGCTCAAGTGGCTACCACGCTTCGCCGCCAGCAACCGCGCTTATGTCACCATTGCCATTGGTTGCACCGGCGGCCATCACCGCTCCGTCTACCTGACCGAACGTCTGGGCCAGGCCCTGCAAAAATCCCTGAAGAACGTCCAGGTTCGCCACCGCGACCTCAGCTAA
- a CDS encoding BolA family protein, with protein MQAVEVKSFLEGKLPGTLVEVEGEGCNFQLNVISDELAALSPVKRQQQIYAHLNPWITDGSIHAVTMKFFSSAAWAERT; from the coding sequence ATGCAGGCCGTAGAAGTGAAGAGCTTCCTTGAAGGAAAGCTGCCAGGAACCCTAGTAGAAGTCGAGGGCGAAGGCTGCAACTTTCAGCTGAACGTGATTAGCGATGAACTGGCGGCGTTGAGCCCGGTGAAGCGTCAGCAGCAGATCTATGCCCATTTGAACCCATGGATCACCGATGGCAGCATCCATGCGGTCACTATGAAATTTTTCAGCAGCGCGGCCTGGGCCGAGCGCACCTGA
- the lptA gene encoding lipopolysaccharide transport periplasmic protein LptA produces the protein MRLVKTLPILLGLSAALGSVSAWALPTDQAQPIRIQADDAQLDDKNGIATYKGDVIITQGSMIVKGNTVTITRTPTGDIDVVTSVGNLAYFEQLQTQGDTKPVQGWGVTIQYHASQNRVVLIDRAKVIDKDNNVTQGEKIVYDTVKKLASAGRATGNKVTESRPRIDMVIQPKKKTDEQKAQ, from the coding sequence ATGAGGCTCGTTAAAACCCTCCCTATTTTGCTCGGTCTGAGCGCAGCACTGGGAAGCGTGAGCGCCTGGGCTCTGCCGACCGATCAAGCGCAGCCTATCCGCATCCAGGCCGACGACGCCCAGCTGGACGACAAGAATGGCATTGCCACCTATAAAGGTGACGTGATCATCACTCAGGGCTCGATGATCGTTAAAGGCAATACTGTGACCATCACCCGCACCCCGACCGGCGACATCGACGTGGTGACTTCGGTGGGCAACCTCGCCTATTTCGAGCAACTGCAAACCCAGGGCGACACCAAGCCTGTTCAGGGCTGGGGAGTGACTATTCAGTACCACGCCTCGCAAAACCGGGTCGTACTGATCGATCGCGCCAAAGTCATCGACAAGGACAACAACGTCACCCAAGGCGAGAAAATCGTCTACGACACGGTCAAAAAGCTTGCGAGCGCCGGTCGCGCGACGGGCAACAAGGTCACCGAGTCGCGTCCGCGCATTGACATGGTGATCCAGCCGAAGAAGAAAACCGACGAGCAAAAGGCCCAGTAA
- a CDS encoding ATP-binding cassette domain-containing protein codes for MSADKAYAVELKGLSFKRGTRSIFNNVDIRIPRGKVTGIMGPSGCGKTTLLRLMGAQLRPTKGEVWVNGQNLPKLSRSDLFDARKHMGVLFQSGALFTDLDVFENVAFPLRVHTELPEEMIRDIVLLKLQAVGLRGAIDLMPDELSGGMKRRVALARAIALDPQILMYDEPFVGQDPIAMGVLVRLIRLLNDALGITSIVVSHDLAETASIADYIYVVGEGQVLGQGTPEELMNSQEPRIRQFMTGEPDGPVAYHFPATDYRADLLGKR; via the coding sequence ATGAGTGCCGATAAAGCCTACGCGGTCGAGCTGAAGGGACTGTCCTTCAAGCGCGGAACGCGCAGCATTTTCAATAACGTCGATATACGTATCCCGCGCGGCAAGGTCACCGGCATCATGGGGCCTTCCGGGTGCGGCAAGACTACGCTGTTGCGGCTGATGGGCGCACAGTTGCGGCCCACCAAAGGCGAAGTCTGGGTCAATGGACAGAACCTGCCGAAACTGTCGCGCAGTGATCTGTTCGATGCGCGAAAGCACATGGGCGTGCTGTTTCAGAGTGGTGCACTGTTCACCGATCTCGATGTGTTCGAGAACGTCGCCTTTCCGCTACGCGTCCATACCGAACTGCCGGAAGAAATGATCCGGGACATTGTCCTGCTCAAATTGCAGGCCGTGGGCTTGCGTGGCGCCATCGACCTGATGCCTGACGAGTTGTCCGGCGGCATGAAGCGTCGCGTCGCGCTGGCCCGGGCGATTGCCCTCGATCCGCAGATCCTCATGTATGACGAGCCCTTTGTCGGCCAGGACCCCATCGCCATGGGCGTACTGGTGCGCCTGATCCGCCTGCTCAACGATGCGCTGGGCATCACCAGTATCGTGGTCTCCCACGACCTGGCCGAGACCGCGAGCATCGCCGACTACATCTATGTCGTCGGCGAAGGCCAGGTGTTGGGGCAGGGCACTCCCGAGGAGCTGATGAACTCGCAGGAGCCACGCATCCGTCAATTCATGACAGGCGAGCCCGACGGTCCGGTCGCCTATCACTTTCCAGCGACGGATTACCGCGCAGATCTTCTGGGGAAGCGTTGA